The following are encoded together in the Brienomyrus brachyistius isolate T26 unplaced genomic scaffold, BBRACH_0.4 scaffold272, whole genome shotgun sequence genome:
- the LOC125728378 gene encoding NACHT, LRR and PYD domains-containing protein 12-like yields MYRFVRSHGLISDILQTQTSLAVLLMHSLEELTEDELKKFTFYLIHLVYEEYQRIPRGQLENLDRIGITDMIIRSYGEVGALKVTLEILKKMNLNDLVQRLSKDLKKGPQAGSELGDILEQNIIMSKRSKDSSAQGGKKERGEEEKREKDKGELMQCQHRIKCNLKQKFQCVFEGKPKGGQPTLLSEIYTELYITEGGTGGVNDAHEVRQIETASKKWRTEDTTVKCNDIFKPLSGRETPIRTVLTKGVAGIGKTVSVQKFILDWAEGKANQDLHFIFALPFRDLNLIKDEYSLIELLHRFVPELKSLESTELFSYKILFIFDGLDECRLSLDFLNNESWFDITKKMSLNVLLTNLVKGNLLPSALLWITSRPAAANLIPPDCIHRVTEIRGFSDAQKEEYFRRRFSEQSLANRIITHVKSSRSLFIMCHIPVFCWISATVLKRLFSETDRGEIPRTLTEMYTHFLNVQTGFKNEKYMKKLQLKTHSQEFLLKLGKLAFDNLEEGNLIFYEEDLIENDIDVSEASVYSGLCTEVFKEEYGLYEDKVYCFVHLSIQEYLAALYVFLSNSSADLLKTAVDQTLTSKNGHLDLYLRFLLGLSTDSSKTLLKRLLGQTRTSSHNIEETAEYIKWNIQNNLSPERTINLFHCLNELGDNSLVKEIERYLKSGRLSADDLSPAQYSALAFVMLMSDEELDVFDMKKFIRSDKEHWRLLPVVTNSRTALLTGCRVTEDGCSSLASALRSNPSHLRELDLSYNHPGASGVNLLSAVLEDPSCKLEKLKVDWCDLTGKCCEALASALRSNSSPLRELDLSDNDLQDTGVKLLSAGLGDSHCKLEILRLTGCRVTEDGCSSLASALRSNPSHLRELDLSYNHPGDSAVKLLSAVLEDPSCKLEKLNVDHGGECRTRPGLQKYSCQVTLDPNTAHRFLSLSGGNRKVTGRAKEQSYPDHPERFDVCPQVLCRESLTGRCYWEAEWDGYGAWIGVTYKGIGRKGGKDCGLGANNKSWILWCDPVSYSVLQNNKWTVIPIRPSGSRRVGVYLDWEAGALSFYRVSSGGLTLLHRLTSSFTEPLYPGLGVFMNSSVSL; encoded by the exons aTGTACAGGTTTGTGAGGTCTCATGGACTCATCTCCGACATTCTGCAGACCCAGACCTCGCTCGCTGTCCTCTTGATGCATTCTCTGGAGGAGCTCACTGAAGATGAGCTGAAGAAGTTTACATTTTACCTGATTCACCTGGTGTATGAAGAGTATCAGCGCATTCCCAGGGGTCAGCTGGAGAATTTGGACAGAATAGGCATCACCGACATGATAATACGTTCCTATGGTGAAGTCGGTGCTCTCAAGGTCACGCTTGAGATCCTGAAGAAGATGAACCTAAATGATCTTGTTCAGAGACTGAGTAAAGACCTGAAGAAGG GTCCCCAAGCAGGAAGTGAGCTGGGTGACATATTGGAGCAGA ACATTATTATGTCAAAAAGATCAAAGGACTCCAGTGCCCagggaggaaaaaaagaaagaggagAGGAGGAAAAACGGGAAAAAGACAAAG GGGAACTCATGCAGTGTCAgcacagaataaaatgtaacctgaagcagaaatttcagtgtgtatttgaagggaaacctaagggaggacagccaacacttctcagtgagatttacacagaactctacataactgaaggtgggactggtgGAGTCAATGATgcacatgaagtgagacagattgaaacagcatctaaGAAatggcgaacagaagatactacagtcaagtgcaatgatatatttaaacccttatctGGGCGTGaaacacctatcagaactgtactcactaaaggagtggcaggtatcgggaaaacagtttctgtgcagaaatttattctcgattgggcagaaggaaaagcaaaccaggatcttcacttcatatttgctcttcctttccgggacctgaatttgattaaggatgaatacagtctgattgaactgcttcaccgctttgtcccagaactgaaatcgctggaatccactgagctgtttagtTATAaaatcttgttcatctttgatggtctggatgaatgTCGCCTTTCTCTCGATTTTctgaacaatgagagctggtttgatataaCAAAGAAAATGTCACTTAATGTGCTGCTGACTAACCTcgttaaggggaatctgcttccatctgctctcctctggataacctcccggcctgCAGCAGCCAATCTGATACCTCCTGACTGCATCCACCGGGTGAccgagatacgagggttcagtgatgcccagaaggaggagtatttcaggaggagattcaGTGAACAGAGCCTGGCcaacaggattatcacacatgtgaaatcatcaaggagcctcttcatcatgtgccacatacctgtgttctgctggatttcagctactgtgcttaagaggctttttagtgagactgacaggggagaaattccaaggactctaactgaaatgtacacacacttcctgaacGTTCAAACAGGATTTAAAAACGAGAAGTACATGAAGAAATTACAGCTTAAAACACACAGCcaggaattccttttaaaacttggtaaactggcttttgacaaccttgaggaaggcaatctcatattttatgaggaaGATTTGATAGAGAATGACATTGACGTCAgtgaagcttcagtttactctggactatgcacagaagtctttaaagaggaataTGGGTTGTATGAGGataaggtgtactgctttgtgcatctgagcatccaggagtatctcgctgctttatatgtatttctgtcaaactcatcagccgacctgctgaagactgcagtggatcagacATTAACAAGCAAGAATGGACatttggacctctacctccgcttcctcctgggtctctcaacagactccagtaagactctgttaaaAAGGCTTCTGGGACAGACCAGAACCAGCTCACATAACATTGAGGAAACAGCCGAATACATCAAGTGGAATATACAGAataatttatctccagaaaggaccatcaatctgttccactgtctgaatgaactgggtgacaattctctagtaaaGGAAATCGAAAGATACCTGAAGTCAGGGCGTCtttcagcagatgacctctcacctgcacagtactcagctctggcctttgtgatgctgatgtcagatgaggagctggatgtgtttgatatgaagaaattcatcagatcagataaagagcactggaggctgctgcctgtggtcacgAACTCCAGGACAGCTTT GCTgacaggctgtagagtcacagaagatggctgttcttccctggcttcagctctgaggtcaaacccctcacatcttagagagctggatctgagctacaatcacccaggagccTCAGGAGTGaatctgctctctgctgtactggaggatcccagctgtaaactggagaagctgaa GGTGGACTGGTGTGACCTCACtgggaaatgctgtgaggcactggcttcagctctcagatcaaactcctcacccctgagagagctggacctgagtgacaatgacctgcaggatacaggagtgaagctgctctctgctggactgggggattcacactgtaaactcgagatactgag gctgacaggctgtagagtcacagaagatggctgttcttccctggcttcagctctgaggtcaaacccctcacatcttagagagctggacctgagctacaatcacccaggagactcagcagtgaagctgctctctgctgtactggaggatcccagctgtaaactggagaagctgaa tgtggatcacggtggagagtgcaggaccaggccaggcttacagaaat actcctgccaggtgacattggaccccaacacagcacacagattcctgtctctgtcaggggggaacaggaaggtaaCAGGTAGGGCAAAGGAGCagtcatatcctgatcatccagagagatttgacgtctgcccccaagttctgtgcagagagagtctgactggccgctgttactgggaggctgagtgggatggatatggagcctggataggagtgacttataaaggaatcgggaggaaaggagggaaggACTGTGGGCTAGGAGCCAATAacaagtcatggattctgtGGTGTGATCCTGTCAGTTACTCTGTTCTACAAAATAATAAATGGACTgtcatacccatacggccctcaggctcccgcagagtaggagtgtatctggactgggaggctggtgctctgtccttctacagagtctcctctggtggactgaccctcctgcacagattaacctcctcattcactgagcccctctatccagggttgggggtttttatgaactcctcagtgtcactgtga